TATTTATATCATTTACAAATGAACCGGGTCGGATCACCTTTGGGATTTTGCTCTTCATTCTCTTTATGGACTTCAACATACCCCCCCCCCTCAAGTTGGAAGGGGAATCCATTCCAAGCTTGGAGATAAATTCATGTTGATGAACACCAAACAAAGATTTAGTAAAAATGTCAGCAACTTGCAGGGAGGTAGAGATAGAGTGTAAAGCGATAACCCCTGACTTCAAAGCACCCCTCACAAAATGACAGTCCACTTCAATATGTTTCGTCCATTCATGAAAAACAGGATTCTTTGCAATATGGATCGCAGACTGGCTATGACAATAAACATCAACAAGAGTAAGATTAGCAACACCAAGGTCAACCAACAATCTGAGAACCCAAGTCACCTCAGCAACTAGCAGCCGCAAGGCCCTATACTCAATCTCAGTAGAGGATAGGACAATGGTGGGTTGCTTCTTAGATTTCCAGGCAATAGGAGAACCACCAAGGAAGAGTATTAGACCACTAACAGACCTTCGAGAATCAGCACAACTGGCCCAGTCAGAATCACAAAACCCATGAAGAGCAAGATCAGAAGAATTGGATAACAACAAACCTAGAGTGGGTGTCCCAGCTAAGTACCTAAGCACATGATAGGCTGCATCCAAATGGGGTATCCTTGGGGCAGACATAAATTGGCTTAAGTGTTGGACAGTAAAAGAAATGTCTGGCCTTGTATGTTGGAGAAAATTCAATTTTCCCACCAATCTTCTAAATCCAGAAGGATCAGACAGTAGATGTCCAACATCAGCTGAGAGCTTAGAGTGAGGATCAAGGAGAGAGGCCACAGGAGAAACAGCTGAACATTGATATTCTGAAAGAAGAGCCACAAGGAACTTATGCTGGTTAATCAGAAACACATTAGATTGTTTCAAAACTTCCAAACCAAGGAAATAGTGTATCTCACCAAGATCCTTgattttaaactgattatctagaAAACTCTTCAAAGCAGTAATCTCTAACAAATCATCACCTGTGACAAGGATATCATCTACATAGACTGCCACGACAGTTAAACAGTTAGCATGCAGTTTTATAAACAATAAGTAATCATTCATACTTGGTTGAAAACCTTTAGATTGAAGGGCAGATGATAACTTGGCATACCATTGCCTGGAAGCTTGTCTAAGATCATAGAGGGACTTATTAAGCTTGTAGGAAAGAACATGCCCAAAAGAAGAGGATTGAACACACAAACCAGGTGGAATTTTCATGTATACCTCTTCGTCAAGGTCTCCATGCAAAAATGCATTGTTGACATCTCACTGAAACACTGTCCAATTTCTCTTACCAGCTATAGTCAACAAACATCTAATTGTGGTCAATTTAACTACAGGGAAGAAAGTCTCAGTAAAGTCAACCCCTTCTTGTTGACTATCACCTCTAATGCTAACCTGGCCTTATATCTTTCAACAGACCCATCTgctttttgtttaattttgtaaaCCCATTTACAAGGAATTGCTTTCTTTCCGGAAGGAAGTGGTACAATTGTCCAAGTGTTATTAGCATCCAAGGCCTGAAACTCCTTTAACATAGCTTCCTGCCATGCAGGATGTGAAACCGCTTGATGAAAAAATTAAGGTTCCACCAAGCTTGTGTCAGGAGTAGGAGAGCAATTCTTAGAACTAGTAACTGAGGTGCAAACATAATCATTTAGGTGTACATGAGTTTTAAATGGTCGTTCAGATCTTCTGAGAGGAGGATCAGAATTAAAGGGCGGAAGTGTAGAGCTAGATGAGGGAGCAGATGGCAAATGAGGAGAGGCATGAAGAATTGTTGAGGTGGAATGAAATTCATGTGTAGCATCAGTATAAGGAGATATAGGAGGAAATAGATGAGTAGTAGAGGAATCTGAATAAGAAAATAGGTTCTCATGAAACACCACATCCCTAGAATGAAAAATGGCTGAGTTAGACAAATTTAACAACTTATAGGCTTTTTTCCTGGAGCATATCCAATAAAAATAGAAGGAATTATCCTATATTTGAATTTGTCTCGATATGGTTTAGGCATAGCAGCAAAGCACAAGCATCCAAAAGCTCTTTAAGTGTTCAAAAGAAGGAAAGGAACCATGCAGCAATTCAAAAGGGGATTTGTGATAAAGTAGAGGGGAAGGGAATCTATTTATGAGATAGGTAGCAGTTAAAATACATTCTCCCCAGTATTTAAGTGGAAGTTTGGATTGGAAAAGGAGTGCTCTAGCAGTTTCAAGAAGATGTTTATGTTTTCTTTCCACTACACTATTTTGTTAAGGTGTATGTGAGTAAGAAGTCTGATGAAGAATTCCTTGGGCAGAGAAGAATGAAATAGCCTCAGAACTGCCCATAATTCAAATGCATTATCTGATCTCACTACTTTAACATGAGAACTGAATTGAGTTTGAATCATAAATATAAACGATTTTAGAATGGTAAAGGCATTGGCTTTAGAAGATAGGAGATGAGTCCATGTTGCCCTAGTAAGGTCATCTACAATagttaagaaatatttgaatcCATTATATGTTTGAGTGTGATAGGGTCCCCGTAGATCCACATGGATTAACTGAAAAGAAGTAGTAGTTTGAATAGAACTTTCAGAGAAAAGGAGTCTTTGTTGCCTGGCCATAGGGCATATTGGACACAGAAAAGACTACTTATGGGGTAACTTGTTGGAAAGAAAGGGTATGTGTTTCATTTTGGCAAAAGGGGCATGTACTAACCTTAGGTACCATATGTGATAAATAGATAAAGCAGAGGTAGACAGAATATCAGAACCAGTTATACTATTTCCAGAAAGCACACACAGGAACACAATGATGAAAATTGCTCTTATTCATTTTATTAATGTTGGCAGTCATggtatttacaagaaaagaagTGGAAGAATTGGAATTACTAAGGGCAGCTTGTTGAAGAATGTATAGCCCCTTCTGAAGCTTACCAAGAACCAGTGGCTTCTTCAGAAAAGGGCCCTGCAATAGAGCACAAGCATAATGAGTAAAGAAAGCATTGCACTTAAGTTATACCAACAACTGATGCAAAGAAATGAGATTGTAGTGAAAAGAGGGAACAAGTAAAACATCAGGGAGAAACATTGCGTTGGTAAGGAAAAGAGTACCAGTACAGGTCACTTTAGCTTTATAGCCATTAGGAAGTGTAACAAGATAGGGTAAGGGAAGGGGTTTAATATCAGTGAGTAGTGTTGCATGAGGAGTCATATGATTAGTTGCACCTGAGTCTATAATTCAAAAACTGTCCTCTACCCTAGACAGATTGCAAGTGTGAAAACCACAATTACCAAAAGTAGTATTAGCTATCAAACCTGCAAAGTTGGCTGAAGCAGATGTGCTCTCCTGAGTAGTGGATGAAAGCTTGGATTGTTAAAGTAGAGTTATCAACTGAtcatatttttcctttgtcaaaATATTCCCTCCAATGTCAAGTGGAATTGCTTTAGATCCTTCAGAATCAGAATTATCAGGTTGCCCCATGTTGGATGGTTCTGACACATGAGCATAAGCTGCAGACCTCTTGAATTTAGCTCCAAAACCAGAAGGATACCTATGTAGTTTGTAGCATTTATCAATGAGATGTCCTGGCTTCTTACAGTATCTATACATCAAATTAGAGTTGCCCCTCTTTGCGGAGTCAAAATTTACCCTTGAATTAAAAGGCTTCTGAGTGGTAGCTTCTGAATTGTAAGCAAAATTGAAGGGCTTCTGAACTCCAGTAGCAAAAGAAGCAGAATTTAAAATAAAGGTTGGATTGGAGGACTGACTCTTAACTTGACTCTCATCTTCTATCAACATTGCATATACACTGTCAATATCAGGCAAAGGCTTCATAAGCAAGATATTTCTCCTAACTCCAGTGTAAGACTCATTTAATCCCATTAAGAACCGGTGAAccttttgttcttcttctttttctatcttctGAAATGCTTCCTTACATCCACACGTGCAATTTGGATATGAGATAGAGTGCGCTAATTCATCCCAAAGTTTCTTAATACAGTTAAAATAAGATGCAATGCTGGAGGATCCCTGGGAGATGGATGCAAGATCCTTTCTAATTTGAAACAGCTTAGTACCATTTGCCTTGCCATAACGCTGCTCAATCTCTTGCCACAATTTTTGTGCGGATTCAGTATACATCACGTTCTCTCTAATTTATGTATCCAAGCTATTTAGTATCCACGTAGTGACCATATCGTTACAACGAATCCATGGTTCGAACAAAACAGAATTTGTTCTAGGCTTAGGGATAGTTCCATTTATAATTCCTAACTTGTTCTTACATGACAAACCAATCAGCATGCTTCGTCTCCATCCTTTATACCCCGTCCCATTAAAGCATTTTGTAATCAAAACTGTACCAGGGGAATCAGAGGGATACAGGTATAAAGGATGTGATGGCTCAACAATACTAGATGAAGCAGTAGTGGTAACATTTGAAGCATCAACATTAGGGGCCATAACAAAGTTACTTCGAGAAAATTAGGGTTCCGAAATTCACCAAACTAGAACTCAGTGAAAACACAATTATAATCGGAAAAAAATTACCAAATTTTCAGTGAAATTAAAAGGCAACAACCTTCAATTGGAAGATAAAAGGAAAATCTCCACCTCTAAGCTTCACCGGAAAGACATATTGAATCACCACAACATCGTCATCGGAAAAACTGAAAACTTCAGAGAACAAATAGCGCTAACATCGATCCGCCGGAAATCCTGCGAGCTACGTCATCCTTAGCTCTGATACTATACAAACTAACGGATTCTTTACAATGCATAAGTTTGGAGAAGAAACATCTAGAAGCTTACAGTAGATTGGAGAAGACGAGAGCAGAGAAGAAAATGTCTTTATTGCTGAAAGAATGAAAGTCTATctatacaaaaataataggaaatacTCTACTTATATTATTTACAAATGGACCGGGTCGGATCAATGCAATAAATATGGGCCGGTGACCTTGGTCTTTGGGCTTTTGCACTTCATTCTCTTTATGGACTTCAAACTGCCAACTGccactgctactgctactgccaACTgccaactactactactactactactgccaactactactactactgccaactactactactactgctactactgccaactactactactactactactactgccaactactactactactactaccaactactactactactactaccaactactactactactactaccaactactactactactaccaactactactactactactaccaactactactactactactaccaactactactactactactaccaactactactactactaccaccacaactactactaccaccacaactactaccaccaccaactactactaccaccaactactactaccaccaactactactaccaccaactactactaccaccactactactaccaccaccactactaccaccaccactactaccaccaccactactaccaccacaactactaccaccaccacaactactaccaccaccaactactaccaccaccaactactactaccaccaactactaccaccaccaactactactaccaccaactactactaccaccaactactactaccaccaccaactactaccaccaccactactaccaccaccactactaccaccaccaCTACTACGACCACCACTACTAcgactaccactactaccactactaccactactaccactactaccactactaccactactaccactactaccactactaccactactaccactactaccactactaccactactaccactactaccactactactactacactactaccactactaccactactaccactactaccactactaccactactaccactactaccactactaccactactaccactactaccactactaccactactactactactactactactactactactactactactactactactactactactactactactactactactactactactactactactactactactactactactactactgctactactaccgCTACTACTACCGCTACTACTACCGCTACTACTACCGCTACTACTACCGCTACTACTACCGCTACCGCTACCGCTACTACTACCGCTACCGCTAccgctactgctactactaccgCTACCGCTACTACTACCGCTAccgctactactactactaccgccACCGCCACTAATAAATATGGGCCGGTGACCTTGGTCTTTGGGCTTTTGCACTTCATTCTCTTTATGGACTTCAAACTGCCAACTGccactgctactgctactgccaACTgccaactactactactactactactgccaactactactactactgctactactgccaactactactactactactactactgccaactactactactactactaccaactactactactactactaccaactactactactactactaccaactactactactactaccaactactactactactactaccaactactactactactactaccaactactactactactactaccaactactactactactactaccactactactactactaccaccacaactactactaccaccacaactactaccaccaccaactactactaccaccaactactattactactactactactactactactactactactactactactactactactactactactactactaccgcTACTACTATCGCTACTACTACCGCTACTACTACCGCTACCGCTACCGCTACTACTACCGCTAccgctactactactgctactactaccgCTACCGCTACTACTACCGCTACCGCTACTACTACCGCTACTACTACCGCTACTACTACCGCTAccgctactactactactaccgccACCGCCACTAATAAATATGGGCCGGTGACCTTGGTCTTTGGGCTTTTGCACTTCATTCTCTTTATGGACTTCAAACTGCCAACTGccactgctactgctactgccaACTgccaactactactactactactactgccaactactactactactgccaactactactactactgctactactgccaactactactactactactaccaactactactactactactactactaccaactactactactactactaccaactactactactactactaccaactactactactactactaccaactACTACTACCAACTA
This genomic stretch from Nicotiana sylvestris chromosome 9, ASM39365v2, whole genome shotgun sequence harbors:
- the LOC138877895 gene encoding uncharacterized protein codes for the protein MYTESAQKLWQEIEQRYGKANGTKLFQIRKDLASISQGSSSIASYFNCIKKLWDELAHSISYPNCTCGCKEAFQKIEKEEEQKVHRFLMGLNESYTGVRRNILLMKPLPDIDSVYAMLIEDESQVKSQSSNPTFILNSASFATGVQKPFNFAYNSEATTQKPFNSRVNFDSAKRGNSNLMYRYCKKPGHLIDKCYKLHRYPSGFGAKFKRSAAYAHVSEPSNMGQPDNSDSEGSKAIPLDIGGNILTKEKYDQLITLL
- the LOC138877896 gene encoding suppressor protein SRP40-like: MSCTKLKTKNATDECSSSSNDSSDSGSNNSGDSSSGSSSNCDNSGSNSSGGSSSSGGSGSGGGSGCGSRSGGGSSSRGGSGSRGGGCGGGGNSSRSSSSSSSSSSSSSSSSSSSSSSSSSSSSNSSSSSSSSSSSSSSSSSSISSNSNSSSSSSSSSSSSNSSRSGSSSSSSSSISSSSSSSSSTISSSRSSSSSSSSSSTISSSRSSSSSSSSSSSSSSSSSSSTVVVVGVAVAVAVAVAVAVAVAVAVAVAVAVAVAVAVAVAVAVAGSSSCSSSSGSWQFEVHKENEVQKPKDQGHRPIFISGGGGSSSSSGSGSSSGSSSGSSSGSGSSSGSGSSSSSSSGSGSSSGSGSGSSSGSSSDSSSGSSSSSSSSSSSSSSSSSSSSSSNKNEVQKPKDQGHRPIFISGGGGSSSSSGSGSSSGSGSSSSSGSGSGSSSGSGSGSSSGSSSGSSSGSSSGSSSGSSSSSSSSSSSSSSSSSSSSSSSTIKTFSSLLSSSPIYCKLLDVSSPNLCIVKNPFSDDDVVVIQYVFPVKLRGGDFPFIFQLKVVAF